The following are encoded in a window of Cloacibacillus sp. genomic DNA:
- the rlmD gene encoding 23S rRNA (uracil(1939)-C(5))-methyltransferase RlmD, translated as MIQGDKIKVTISDLNNEGEGVVRAGEERFVVFVTDALPGEEVEARLVTKKKNYGTAKVLRRLSESPERITPACGLFGRCGGCQLQHISYGAQLRMKRKTVVDALERIGGIEAPNVHECVPSPELWGYRNKASLPVQSLGGESLRAGFYRPRSHDIIPYSDCPVLLPQINRNIRGLLAALREEGFCGAREGRRSLPNELIRHIVVRQAQFGEDSLCAVIGRRPLSKKEENSLRSAAQKIKGLSGMVYNINNSPGNFIWGSRTTPIYGAELMSERLGRYKFTFEASSFFQVNSAQALSLYDYAAGLALDGAPGKILELYSGVGSLTAFLAAGGAEVTAVESWLPAAKYIAGNAERNGIKKIVPHTAQAEDIAESLSGSRCDVVVVDPPRSGCDEKVIAAILKTAPERIVYVSCNPATLARDIRRLAEGGYTPLEARPFDMFPQTGHVETVTLLVKAGK; from the coding sequence ATGATACAGGGAGATAAAATAAAGGTTACGATTTCAGATCTTAATAACGAAGGCGAAGGCGTCGTCCGCGCGGGCGAGGAACGTTTCGTCGTCTTTGTCACCGACGCCCTTCCCGGCGAAGAGGTGGAGGCACGTCTTGTAACAAAGAAGAAAAACTACGGGACGGCTAAAGTGCTGCGCAGGTTATCCGAATCGCCCGAGCGTATAACGCCGGCCTGCGGCCTATTTGGACGCTGCGGAGGCTGCCAGCTTCAGCACATATCCTACGGCGCCCAGCTGAGGATGAAGCGGAAGACGGTCGTTGACGCATTGGAGAGGATAGGCGGGATAGAGGCGCCGAATGTTCATGAGTGCGTCCCCTCGCCGGAGCTTTGGGGTTACCGCAACAAGGCGTCGCTGCCGGTACAGAGCCTTGGCGGCGAAAGTCTGCGCGCGGGATTTTACAGGCCGCGCAGCCACGATATAATCCCATATTCCGACTGTCCTGTGCTGCTGCCGCAGATAAATAGAAATATTCGCGGGCTTCTCGCGGCGCTGCGCGAAGAGGGTTTTTGCGGCGCGCGCGAGGGCAGGCGCTCCCTGCCGAACGAGCTGATCCGTCATATCGTCGTCAGACAGGCGCAGTTCGGCGAGGATTCGCTCTGCGCGGTGATCGGCAGACGGCCGCTTTCGAAAAAAGAGGAAAACAGTCTGCGCTCCGCCGCGCAAAAGATAAAGGGACTTTCGGGAATGGTATATAACATAAACAACTCTCCCGGGAATTTCATCTGGGGAAGCCGTACAACGCCCATATACGGCGCGGAGCTGATGAGCGAACGGCTGGGAAGATATAAATTCACCTTCGAAGCCAGCTCCTTTTTCCAGGTGAACTCCGCCCAGGCCCTCAGCCTTTACGATTACGCCGCGGGGCTCGCCCTCGACGGCGCGCCCGGTAAAATACTTGAACTCTATTCCGGCGTCGGCAGCCTCACCGCCTTCTTAGCCGCCGGCGGCGCCGAGGTGACCGCCGTTGAAAGCTGGCTTCCCGCGGCGAAGTATATCGCCGGCAACGCCGAACGGAACGGGATAAAAAAGATTGTCCCGCACACTGCACAGGCGGAGGATATCGCGGAGAGCCTAAGCGGCAGCCGCTGCGACGTCGTAGTGGTGGACCCGCCGCGCTCCGGCTGCGACGAAAAGGTAATCGCCGCGATACTGAAAACGGCTCCGGAGAGGATCGTATATGTATCCTGCAACCCGGCGACGCTAGCCAGAGATATCAGGCGCCTCGCGGAGGGCGGCTACACGCCGCTTGAGGCGCGCCCCTTCGATATGTTCCCGCAGACCGGGCATGTGGAGACAGTTACGCTGCTCGTTAAAGCCGGGAAATAA